The following proteins are co-located in the Nocardia bhagyanarayanae genome:
- a CDS encoding superoxide dismutase yields MAEYTLPDLDYDYSALEPHISGQINELHHSKHHAAYVAGANTALEKLEAARESGDHGAIFLYEKNLAFHLGGHVNHSIWWKNLSPNGGDKPVGELAAAIDDQFGSFDKFRAQFTAAANGLQGSGWAVLGYDTLGQKLLTFQLYDQQANVPLGIIPLLQVDMWEHAFYLQYKNVKADYVTAFWNVVNWEDVQERFARAVSQGKGLIFG; encoded by the coding sequence GTGGCTGAGTACACGCTGCCAGATCTGGATTACGACTACAGCGCCCTGGAGCCCCACATCTCCGGGCAGATCAACGAGCTGCATCATTCCAAGCACCACGCGGCCTACGTCGCGGGCGCGAACACCGCACTCGAGAAGCTCGAGGCGGCTCGTGAGTCCGGCGATCACGGCGCGATCTTCCTCTACGAGAAGAACCTCGCGTTCCACCTCGGTGGCCACGTGAACCACTCCATCTGGTGGAAGAACCTTTCCCCGAACGGTGGCGACAAGCCGGTCGGCGAGCTGGCCGCCGCGATCGACGACCAGTTCGGTTCGTTCGACAAGTTCCGCGCGCAGTTCACCGCGGCCGCCAACGGCCTGCAGGGCTCCGGCTGGGCGGTGCTCGGCTACGACACCCTCGGCCAGAAGCTGCTCACCTTCCAGCTCTACGACCAGCAGGCCAACGTCCCGCTGGGCATCATCCCGCTGCTGCAGGTCGACATGTGGGAGCACGCCTTCTACCTGCAGTACAAGAACGTCAAGGCCGACTACGTGACCGCGTTCTGGAACGTCGTCAACTGGGAGGACGTGCAGGAGCGCTTCGCCCGCGCCGTCAGCCAGGGCAAAGGCCTGATCTTCGGCTGA
- a CDS encoding peptidase, whose translation MRTNGPIGVTPFHSRGSLRGFVISGRWPDTTKEWAQVLVLAVRVASLPGLLATSTVFGVREDLPDDPEPGTVGLVLAEGTVLGEEALEPGRFADHVPPALLMLHPPSETRPSLPECAGAASGCVLLPGVPHLGLEHRAAWAEAESDGTVTSLVSRVGLDPICDPDTAVLAMLLAA comes from the coding sequence ATGCGGACCAACGGGCCGATCGGCGTAACGCCGTTCCACTCGCGCGGATCGCTGCGCGGGTTCGTCATCTCCGGCCGCTGGCCGGACACCACCAAGGAGTGGGCGCAGGTACTCGTGCTCGCGGTGCGGGTGGCCAGCCTGCCTGGCCTGCTCGCCACCTCGACCGTCTTCGGCGTCCGCGAGGATCTGCCGGACGATCCGGAGCCGGGCACGGTCGGGCTGGTGCTGGCCGAGGGCACGGTGCTCGGCGAGGAGGCGCTGGAGCCGGGCCGGTTCGCCGACCATGTGCCGCCCGCGCTGCTCATGCTGCACCCGCCCTCGGAGACCCGGCCGTCGCTGCCGGAATGCGCGGGCGCGGCGTCCGGCTGCGTGTTGCTGCCCGGCGTGCCGCACCTCGGCCTCGAACACCGCGCGGCCTGGGCCGAGGCGGAATCCGACGGCACCGTCACCTCGCTGGTCAGCCGGGTCGGCCTCGATCCGATCTGCGATCCGGACACCGCCGTGCTCGCGATGCTGCTCGCCGCTTGA
- a CDS encoding class I SAM-dependent methyltransferase: protein MSGNPLAAAEPWDLVADGYAESALAIMAPFSDRALELADLPADAHIIDVAAGPGTLSLPAAARVRRVQAVDFAEHMLERLSDAARAAGLTNIDVRVGDGQQLPFEDDRFDAAFSMFGLMFFPDRVKGFAEMFRVLKPGGVAVVSSWAPVAESPLMRMRFGALAAGDPNVQEPQPNFLSLENPEVFATEMRGAGFAGVSIQRHTTTVSYPDADRLWEQMSRGSAPMTVLRHSIGEDEWAARSELMRAYLVENYRPNTPLATTAFLGIGHKPLP from the coding sequence ATGTCCGGTAATCCCCTCGCCGCCGCCGAACCGTGGGATCTGGTCGCCGACGGCTACGCCGAATCCGCGCTCGCGATCATGGCGCCCTTCTCCGACCGCGCCCTCGAACTGGCCGACCTGCCCGCCGACGCGCACATCATCGACGTCGCGGCGGGGCCGGGAACGCTGAGCCTGCCCGCCGCCGCCCGGGTCCGCCGCGTGCAGGCCGTGGATTTCGCCGAACACATGCTCGAACGGCTCAGCGACGCCGCGCGGGCCGCCGGGCTGACCAACATCGACGTGCGCGTCGGCGACGGTCAGCAGCTGCCGTTCGAGGACGATCGATTCGACGCGGCCTTCTCGATGTTCGGCCTGATGTTCTTCCCCGACCGGGTCAAGGGTTTCGCCGAGATGTTCCGGGTGCTGAAACCCGGCGGTGTCGCGGTGGTGTCGAGCTGGGCGCCGGTCGCCGAATCCCCCTTGATGCGCATGCGGTTCGGCGCGTTGGCGGCGGGCGATCCGAACGTCCAGGAGCCGCAGCCCAACTTCCTGAGCCTGGAGAATCCGGAGGTGTTCGCCACCGAGATGCGCGGCGCGGGGTTCGCCGGTGTGTCCATCCAGCGCCACACCACTACGGTGTCCTACCCCGACGCGGATCGGCTCTGGGAGCAGATGTCGCGCGGCAGCGCGCCGATGACGGTGCTGCGGCACTCGATCGGCGAGGACGAGTGGGCCGCTCGTTCCGAGCTGATGCGGGCCTACCTCGTCGAGAACTACCGTCCGAACACACCGCTGGCCACCACGGCGTTCCTCGGCATCGGGCACAAGCCACTGCCGTGA
- a CDS encoding SDR family NAD(P)-dependent oxidoreductase, translating to MEISGSAAIITGGASGLGAATAKRFAELGATVFGLDVPQSIERAGDNVPAGVTLIPADVTSNDEVAAAVAKVVESGAPLRIVVNCAGVGWAGRILSKNGPHDLELFRTVITVNLLGTFNVMRLAADAIAKTDPVDEHGQRGVVINTASVAAFEGQVGQIAYSASKGGVHGMTVPAARDLAQFGIRVNTIAPGIIDTPMLAGVTEEYRKGLEAGVPFPSRLGRPDEYAQLSQYIVEHDYLNGETIRMDGALRMAPR from the coding sequence GTGGAGATTTCGGGTTCCGCCGCCATCATCACCGGAGGCGCATCCGGCCTCGGCGCCGCCACCGCCAAGCGTTTCGCCGAGCTGGGCGCCACTGTCTTCGGCCTGGACGTGCCGCAGTCGATCGAGCGCGCCGGTGACAACGTGCCCGCCGGAGTCACCCTCATTCCGGCCGATGTGACCAGCAACGACGAGGTCGCGGCCGCGGTCGCGAAGGTGGTCGAGTCGGGCGCGCCGCTGCGCATCGTGGTCAACTGCGCCGGTGTCGGCTGGGCCGGTCGCATCCTGTCCAAGAACGGCCCGCACGATCTGGAGCTGTTCCGCACCGTCATCACCGTGAACCTGCTCGGCACCTTCAACGTCATGCGCCTGGCCGCCGACGCCATCGCCAAGACCGACCCGGTCGACGAGCACGGCCAGCGCGGCGTCGTCATCAACACCGCCTCGGTCGCCGCTTTCGAGGGCCAGGTCGGCCAGATCGCCTATTCCGCCTCCAAGGGCGGCGTGCACGGCATGACCGTCCCGGCCGCGCGCGACCTGGCGCAGTTCGGCATCCGCGTGAACACCATCGCCCCCGGCATCATCGACACCCCGATGCTGGCCGGCGTCACCGAGGAGTACCGCAAGGGCCTCGAGGCGGGCGTGCCCTTCCCGTCGCGCCTCGGCCGCCCGGACGAGTACGCGCAGCTGTCGCAGTACATCGTCGAGCACGACTACCTGAACGGCGAGACCATCCGCATGGACGGCGCGCTGCGTATGGCGCCGCGGTAA
- a CDS encoding SDR family NAD(P)-dependent oxidoreductase — protein sequence MKLFSGPAVAGRKVLITGAARGIGAALARQLHAHGAAVALLGLEPELLAEVARECGDAPWRYCDIGDPAQVERVVRTLASELGGLDVVVANAGVAKQLALIGGDPSVMEETLAVNVLGVYYTLRAAGPHICHPQGYALIVSSLAGVVNLPLAGAYSASKAGVEALGHTLRNEIRHTGAKVGVAYFAELDTDMTTRGFGTAAARAILGRATVSGVAPLGPAIDATERAIARRRRQVVSPWWVAVVLPFRPLAQRVVDAALRRGVAEALEIARTEDAPLTTDQPTRPRRMERPA from the coding sequence ATGAAGCTGTTCTCCGGCCCAGCGGTCGCCGGTAGGAAGGTGCTGATCACCGGAGCGGCGCGGGGCATCGGGGCCGCGCTCGCCAGGCAACTGCACGCGCACGGAGCCGCTGTCGCGCTGCTCGGACTGGAACCCGAGCTGCTGGCCGAAGTGGCGCGCGAATGCGGCGACGCGCCGTGGCGATACTGCGACATCGGCGACCCCGCCCAGGTGGAGCGGGTGGTGCGGACGCTGGCGAGCGAGCTCGGCGGGCTGGACGTGGTGGTCGCCAATGCCGGAGTGGCCAAGCAGCTCGCGCTGATCGGCGGCGATCCTTCGGTGATGGAGGAGACGCTCGCGGTGAACGTGCTCGGCGTCTACTACACGTTGCGCGCCGCCGGTCCGCACATCTGTCATCCGCAGGGGTACGCGCTTATCGTCTCGTCGCTGGCCGGTGTCGTGAACCTCCCGCTGGCGGGCGCCTACAGCGCGTCGAAGGCGGGCGTCGAGGCGCTCGGCCACACCCTGCGCAACGAGATCAGACACACCGGCGCCAAAGTCGGCGTCGCCTATTTCGCCGAGCTGGACACCGACATGACCACCCGCGGTTTCGGTACGGCCGCGGCGCGCGCCATTCTCGGTCGCGCCACCGTCTCGGGCGTCGCACCGCTCGGCCCCGCCATCGATGCCACCGAACGGGCCATCGCCCGGCGCCGCCGCCAGGTCGTTTCGCCCTGGTGGGTGGCGGTCGTGCTGCCGTTCCGCCCGCTCGCCCAACGCGTCGTGGACGCCGCGCTGCGCCGCGGAGTCGCCGAGGCCCTGGAGATCGCCCGCACCGAGGACGCACCCTTGACCACCGACCAACCCACCCGACCCCGCAGAATGGAGCGGCCCGCCTGA
- a CDS encoding TetR/AcrR family transcriptional regulator: MTDTAGTARQLPRGRHGLPREQVIASQRDRILDAMAETMAVTGYVGTSVAAVLKVAGVSRETFYEQFRSKEDCFAAAYERAVERLVARIAEASGPADENVTRGPDLDRMERLLDAYFEGLIEDPAYARLYLVEVYAVGSDALARRAQLQDSFVALIAEVLHAHTEQQRFACQTFAAAVSAMVTARIAADDLDGLRGLSAPLLDMVRRSGDLYGSAMIADEVRA; the protein is encoded by the coding sequence ATGACCGACACCGCAGGCACCGCCCGCCAACTCCCAAGGGGCAGGCACGGTTTACCTCGGGAGCAGGTGATCGCGTCCCAGCGGGACCGGATCCTGGACGCGATGGCGGAGACCATGGCGGTCACCGGTTATGTCGGCACCTCCGTCGCGGCCGTGCTGAAGGTGGCCGGTGTCTCCCGTGAGACCTTCTACGAGCAATTCCGTTCCAAGGAGGACTGTTTCGCGGCCGCCTACGAGCGCGCCGTGGAGCGGTTGGTCGCCCGCATCGCGGAGGCATCCGGCCCCGCGGACGAGAACGTCACGCGCGGACCGGATCTCGACCGCATGGAACGTCTGCTCGACGCGTACTTCGAGGGCCTGATCGAAGACCCGGCCTACGCCCGGCTCTACCTGGTCGAGGTCTACGCGGTCGGCTCCGACGCCCTGGCCCGCCGCGCCCAGCTCCAGGACTCCTTCGTCGCCCTGATCGCCGAGGTGCTGCACGCACACACCGAGCAACAGCGTTTCGCCTGCCAGACTTTCGCGGCGGCGGTCAGCGCGATGGTCACCGCCCGCATCGCGGCCGACGACCTGGACGGTCTGCGCGGTTTGTCCGCGCCGCTACTCGACATGGTCCGGCGCAGCGGGGACCTCTA